The genomic stretch TCATCAAAAAAAGAAAGCACATGCCAAATGTTTTCTTGTTCTTTTTCAGAAAATTCAAACCATTTATGACCAAAGAATTTTTTATTTGATAAATTACTAATAGTGTGAGAGCCAACTATTTTATCATTGTCTTTGTAATTAAATTGATAACTTCCATCTAATTTGCCAATTTTTTTTCTAATTTCTTTAAAGCTAGGTTTTTCTTTAGATAGTAATAGGTTAATGATTTTTTGTCTTTCTTCTAATGTGATTTTTTGTCTAACTCCATTAACATCATAAGAAAGCGTATTTATCCATTGGTAAATTCTAAATAATTCAAAAGGTATTGCACTTATTTTACATTTTGTTTTTTTAGGTTCAAAAGAACAATAGCCTACTAAATGCTTTTGAGAACGTAAAGGTCTTTGATGAAATAAAACACCATCTTCTTTATAACCATCTTTTTTTCTTCCGCCAAGTATTGTTTTTAGTATAGAGTTAAGTTCAGAATGAAATTGTTTTTGAAACTCCCAAATAGTTTCAAATTCATCAATATACATTTGTCTTGTGGTATATCTATTTCTAATACGTTCTAGTTCGCCAGAAAAAGGTTCACTTTCTTTGGGCTGTATACTATGTAAAAAAGAACCTAGAGTTTTATTTTGTTCAATACTTTTTAATGTATCACTAATTCCTATTTTTCCAATCTTTGAATCTCCTTTAAAAATGGTACTCGTTTCTTTAACATCAGCACCAGCACTTCTGCTATTACTTAAAAAGCCACGTCTTTGAATCATATGATAAAAGATTCTACCTAGCTCTATTAAAGTAATTTTTTCATGAATTGCTTTTGCTCTTAATTCGTAAGGATTTAATTGAAACCATTCTTTAATTATTTCATTATTGAAAATATCAGTTCCATTCCAATCTTTTACTAAAGTAGGTGAAATAGGGCATAAGTTGTGTTTTGCTAGTTCTTTTAATAAATAACGTTTACGAAGTCTTCTTCTAAAAATTTGTCGTCTAACTCCCCTAGCTTCTGTTCTGCTAGCATTTTTTGAGGTTTCTCTACCTTCGCCTTCACCTAAGTTAACAACACCTTCAGGGAAAATTCTACTTCCCATTCCTAAAATAGAATCATTTTCTGTATCTATTAAAGCCCAACCAATAGAGTTAGTTCCTAGATCTAATCCAAGTATTTTATTCATTTCTTTTTCGCAATTTTTGTAATAAGAACAATAAAATTAATAAAATTTTATGAATAATTAATAAAATCTTATTACTTTTACTTTAGATTAAAATTTCTAATCTTTAATCTTATCACAATAAGGCTATATGCCGTAGATGAAAATCTTTAGTCCTGCTTCGGTAGGACTTTTTTCATTAAAAAAAGGTAGCTTTTACACTACCTTTTTTTTAACTTAACTCTATAAATATTTCCAAATAAAACCTCCACAGGTTTTCCTTTCTTCCCTACAGACTTTCGCAATTGATGTTTTATTGCATCCAGAATATTTTGAAGCTTCTGCTACAGATTCAAATTCTCTGACAAATTCACCTTGCATATTATACTGACAAACTTTCTTCCTCCTTTTATCAATTTTAGGAATAAATTTATCAACATAATCATAAGTTCAATAGAAGCCTTTAGAGACTTTATTTACACTTAAACATACACTTGACAAGTCTTGCTTATTTAAGCCAATTGTAGCGCTTGCATCTGTTAAATTAGAGTACTTATTAACTAATACTCCTGTTAACATATCATATTGATAGACAGCTTTTTGGATTCCACCACCACTATCAGAATTATACCCTTGTTCTTTTGAATTATATTCTAAAATATATTCTTTCTCTTTTTTAGCTAATTCATTTGTTGTGATTGCTGTATCAATCTGCTCCCATTTAAAGGCATCTGCTCCGTAAGTTGCTATTGCATTTTGAAACGCATAGCTTTTTCCTTTTTTAGACTTCTTTAAATGGTCTTTTTTCCTATCATCAATAGATTTACTTGTTATACCTATGTAAACCTCTTCAGTTTCATTATTTGTTACTTTATAAACTACTTTCTTCATCATCCTTTTCTTTTTTAATCATTTTAAATAAATATTTACCTCCTGTAGATTTTAATTCCAAAGTTGCATCATTCTCGACAGAATATTCACTCAAAAATTTTTTGAATTGATGAGATGACGTCCTTTGATTAGGAAAAAAATCGTTAAACAACTCTTCAGTTACTCTCTTATCCATCCATTGGTTATATTCTATAAAACTATCAGCAAACTCGACAAAATCAGCTGATGTCTTTATTTCTAAACTCTTTTTTTTATAATTAATAGAAGGAGCTTTAACCAATCCATAATTCAAATAGTCATTTAAACATTCCATTAGAAAATGATAAAACTTTTGCCATTCATTTATACCCCAATCTTCATTAAAGAACCTATTCCCAAATTCAACTTCTGGTGTAAATTCTTCGTCGTAATAGTTAGCTACCTCAAACTCAAACCTCCTTCTCTTATCTGATGAACCACCAGGTCCTTTTACAGGATAATTTGAAGTAATAATAATTTTTGGGGATTCTTCTTTTTTAATAAAAAAAGCATCTTTCCTCTTCTTTTCAACTTCAATACCTGAAGTAATCATAGAATAAAACATCTCTAAACTGATATTTTTATTCAAATCATCATAAGTTATAATATCTGTTGTTAAGCCAATACGTTGATTTTTAAACCAACTATCTCCTTTAATAGATTTACCATCAAACAATTCTAGTTCTCGTACTTTTGACAACGCATCGGATAATAATGTTTTACCAGTACCTCCATTAGTTTTATCATTAAGTAGCATATTTTCATCATATAAAATAATCACTTTATCTTCTCCTCTTGATTTATTCCTATGAAGTAGATAACCTAATATAGTTTTTAAAGTTAAAAAACGTGAGTCTTCATTGTTTGTAATATTTTTACAAAACTGTTCAAATTGACCAATATTTGAGGTCTCTCTCTTACTGTAATCACAGTTTATTAATCTATTCTTCCAGATTACATAAGGTAATTCACTATAATCTTTTACCTCTACACCTTCTTTATATACCAAACAATAGCAGTTTTTAAAATAAAAAATACCTGTATCTTTAGAATCCCTATCATCAGGCAGTTCATTTACTTCTAAAAAGCTTAATTTTTTAGTTGATATATATTGACCAACACTTTTAACAAAAGCCTCATAAACTTTCTCCTGATTTTCCCTTATTAAATAATCTCCAACAAATGCTATCATCTCTTCTTCTGATGACAATCTAATTCTATTATCTTTTTTCTTTACTAATAAATAGTTTGTTGGTGACAATTTTAACCTTACAAAACCATTTGCTCCTAAGAAATTCAATAATTCTGAATTTGATATTTTTAGCTTTCCTTCTTCATTTTCCCAAAATGGGTTTTCCTTTTTATTCATGTTTTAATAATTTAATTCATATTAATTTTTAGCAGGGAATAACTACTTTTAACTT from Polaribacter marinaquae encodes the following:
- a CDS encoding NUMOD1 domain-containing DNA-binding protein; the encoded protein is MPKIDKRRKKVCQYNMQGEFVREFESVAEASKYSGCNKTSIAKVCREERKTCGGFIWKYL
- a CDS encoding GIY-YIG nuclease family protein; the protein is MMKKVVYKVTNNETEEVYIGITSKSIDDRKKDHLKKSKKGKSYAFQNAIATYGADAFKWEQIDTAITTNELAKKEKEYILEYNSKEQGYNSDSGGGIQKAVYQYDMLTGVLVNKYSNLTDASATIGLNKQDLSSVCLSVNKVSKGFY
- a CDS encoding primase-helicase family protein, translating into MNKKENPFWENEEGKLKISNSELLNFLGANGFVRLKLSPTNYLLVKKKDNRIRLSSEEEMIAFVGDYLIRENQEKVYEAFVKSVGQYISTKKLSFLEVNELPDDRDSKDTGIFYFKNCYCLVYKEGVEVKDYSELPYVIWKNRLINCDYSKRETSNIGQFEQFCKNITNNEDSRFLTLKTILGYLLHRNKSRGEDKVIILYDENMLLNDKTNGGTGKTLLSDALSKVRELELFDGKSIKGDSWFKNQRIGLTTDIITYDDLNKNISLEMFYSMITSGIEVEKKRKDAFFIKKEESPKIIITSNYPVKGPGGSSDKRRRFEFEVANYYDEEFTPEVEFGNRFFNEDWGINEWQKFYHFLMECLNDYLNYGLVKAPSINYKKKSLEIKTSADFVEFADSFIEYNQWMDKRVTEELFNDFFPNQRTSSHQFKKFLSEYSVENDATLELKSTGGKYLFKMIKKEKDDEESSL